A DNA window from Actinokineospora baliensis contains the following coding sequences:
- a CDS encoding peptidoglycan D,D-transpeptidase FtsI family protein — MRRVTKRAAGTDHRVRVVVVRFVLIASLVAAGLKLVQVQGFEAEALAARAEKQRRETLPIPATRGSIVDRNGVELAFSVEVKALAYRPAAQRKLLADEAAKSQAKNVVTFDEETASIASDMARILGTRVSEATLLAKLRSEDKFVYLDDEVEPAKARELVKLHPSLNVEDRAKREYPGGSLAANVLGFANWRTDDPDPKRHSLHGLFGLEGLRDYELAGKAGSQKVETASGTDVVIAGSGTNLQPAVDGTDVELTIDADLQYFVQQKAAEYGKRSQAKSVSVVVMDAKTGEIYALANDKTFDPNAPGGLDPKLLNDRSVTTPYEPGSVNKIVTAMAAIEYGITTPEAVHSVPGWIQVADRRVDDAWPHGRISMTTTGIFAKSSNVGTLMLADEVGQDRYAALLDKLGIGKRTGVGLPGESPGKVLPRNQWSGSTFGNLPIGQGLSMTVLQMAGMYQAIANDGVRVPPRVVRAKIAPDGTRVEEPRPDPVRVVSPETARTTRDMLRAVVQKGSNGNSGTAPAAALTGYQISGKTGTAQQYDQAAGRYSDSKYWITFAGILPADSPRFVVGMVYDTPAYSTPDGHSAAPFFHDVASFLTQRYSIPLSPEPAPVVPLVEP; from the coding sequence ATGCGGCGGGTGACCAAGCGGGCGGCGGGGACCGACCACCGGGTGCGGGTGGTGGTGGTGCGGTTCGTGCTGATCGCCTCGCTGGTGGCGGCTGGGCTCAAGCTCGTCCAGGTGCAGGGGTTCGAGGCCGAGGCGTTGGCGGCGCGGGCGGAGAAGCAGCGCCGGGAGACGCTGCCGATCCCGGCCACGCGGGGGTCCATTGTGGACCGCAACGGGGTTGAGCTGGCGTTCAGCGTCGAGGTGAAGGCGCTGGCCTACCGGCCCGCCGCGCAGCGCAAGCTGCTCGCCGACGAGGCGGCCAAGTCGCAGGCGAAGAACGTGGTGACCTTCGACGAGGAGACCGCCTCGATCGCCTCGGACATGGCCAGGATCCTGGGTACCCGGGTGTCCGAGGCGACCCTGCTGGCCAAGCTGCGCTCCGAGGACAAGTTCGTCTACCTCGACGACGAGGTGGAGCCCGCCAAGGCCAGGGAACTGGTGAAGCTGCACCCCTCGCTCAACGTGGAGGACCGGGCCAAGCGCGAGTACCCCGGGGGTTCGCTGGCGGCCAACGTGCTCGGTTTCGCGAACTGGCGCACCGACGACCCGGACCCCAAGAGGCACAGCCTGCACGGGCTGTTCGGCTTGGAGGGCCTGCGCGACTACGAGCTCGCGGGCAAGGCGGGCAGCCAGAAGGTCGAGACCGCCAGCGGCACCGATGTGGTGATCGCGGGGTCCGGCACCAACCTGCAGCCCGCGGTGGACGGCACCGACGTCGAGTTGACCATCGACGCCGACCTGCAGTACTTCGTGCAGCAGAAGGCGGCCGAGTACGGCAAGCGCAGCCAGGCCAAGAGCGTCAGCGTCGTGGTGATGGACGCCAAGACCGGCGAGATCTACGCCTTGGCCAACGACAAGACCTTCGACCCGAACGCGCCGGGCGGGCTGGACCCCAAGCTGCTCAACGACCGCTCGGTGACCACGCCCTACGAGCCGGGGTCGGTCAACAAGATCGTCACCGCGATGGCGGCCATCGAGTACGGGATCACCACCCCGGAGGCCGTGCACTCGGTGCCGGGGTGGATCCAGGTCGCCGACCGCAGGGTCGACGACGCCTGGCCGCACGGCCGGATCTCGATGACGACCACCGGCATCTTCGCCAAGTCCTCCAACGTGGGCACGTTGATGCTGGCCGACGAGGTGGGCCAGGACCGCTACGCCGCGCTGCTGGACAAGCTCGGCATCGGCAAGCGCACCGGCGTCGGCCTGCCGGGGGAGAGCCCCGGCAAGGTGCTGCCGCGCAACCAGTGGTCGGGCAGCACCTTCGGCAACCTGCCCATCGGTCAGGGCCTGTCGATGACGGTGCTGCAGATGGCCGGGATGTACCAGGCCATCGCCAACGACGGGGTCCGGGTGCCGCCCAGGGTCGTGCGGGCGAAGATCGCCCCGGACGGGACGCGGGTGGAGGAGCCGCGACCGGATCCGGTGCGCGTGGTGAGCCCGGAGACCGCCCGCACGACGCGCGACATGCTGCGCGCCGTGGTGCAGAAGGGCAGCAACGGCAACAGCGGCACCGCGCCCGCCGCGGCGCTGACCGGTTACCAGATCTCCGGCAAGACGGGCACCGCGCAGCAGTACGACCAGGCGGCTGGCCGCTACAGCGACTCCAAGTACTGGATCACCTTCGCCGGGATCCTGCCCGCTGACTCGCCCCGGTTCGTGGTGGGCATGGTCTACGACACGCCCGCCTATTCCACTCCGGACGGTCACTCGGCCGCCCCGTTCTTCCACGACGTGGCCTCGTTCCTGACCCAGCGGTACTCGATCCCGCTGTCGCCGGAGCCCGCTCCGGTGGTGCCGCTGGTCGAGCCGTGA
- the rsmH gene encoding 16S rRNA (cytosine(1402)-N(4))-methyltransferase RsmH, which translates to MTDRPRHDPVLLERVLELLHPALADRPAVLVDATLGLGGHSDALLSAHPQLTLVGLDRDPNALALAGERLARHGDRVHLVHTVYDGLPDALVDLGLSRVDGVLFDLGVSSMQLDVAERGFAYAKDAPLDMRMDQTTGPTAADVLNGYSTADLARVLREYGEERFAGRIARAVVAERDREPFTTSARLVELLYDAVPAASRRTGGHPAKRTFQALRIEVNAELDVLRRAVPAALAALAVGGRIVVEAYQSLEDRIVKRAITDLARSTAPHGLPVELPEHAPQLRLLTRGAEVADETEVAANPRAQSVRLRAAERVREAP; encoded by the coding sequence GTGACCGACCGCCCCCGCCACGACCCCGTGCTGCTGGAGCGGGTGCTGGAGTTGCTGCACCCCGCGCTGGCCGACCGCCCGGCTGTCCTGGTCGACGCCACCCTCGGCCTCGGTGGCCATTCCGACGCGCTGCTGTCGGCGCACCCCCAGCTCACCCTGGTCGGCCTCGACCGCGACCCCAACGCGCTCGCCCTCGCCGGTGAGCGGCTGGCCCGCCACGGCGATCGCGTGCACCTCGTGCACACCGTCTACGACGGACTCCCCGACGCCCTGGTCGACCTGGGACTGTCGCGTGTGGATGGCGTGCTGTTCGACCTCGGCGTGTCCTCCATGCAGCTCGACGTCGCCGAGCGCGGCTTCGCCTACGCCAAGGACGCGCCGCTGGACATGCGCATGGACCAGACCACCGGTCCGACCGCCGCCGACGTGCTCAACGGGTACTCCACCGCCGACCTGGCCAGGGTGCTGCGCGAGTACGGCGAGGAGCGCTTCGCGGGCCGCATCGCCAGGGCCGTGGTCGCCGAGCGCGACCGCGAACCGTTCACCACCAGTGCCCGCCTCGTGGAGCTGCTCTACGACGCGGTGCCCGCCGCGAGCAGGCGCACCGGTGGCCACCCGGCCAAGCGCACCTTCCAGGCGCTGCGCATCGAGGTCAACGCTGAACTGGACGTCCTGCGCCGCGCCGTGCCCGCCGCCTTGGCGGCGCTGGCCGTCGGCGGCCGGATCGTCGTCGAGGCCTACCAGTCGCTCGAGGACCGGATCGTCAAGCGCGCCATCACCGACCTGGCGAGGTCGACCGCGCCGCACGGCCTCCCGGTGGAGCTGCCCGAACACGCACCCCAGCTGCGCCTGCTCACCCGCGGCGCCGAGGTGGCCGACGAGACCGAGGTCGCCGCCAACCCCCGCGCGCAGTCGGTCCGACTCCGCGCAGCCGAACGCGTCCGGGAGGCCCCATGA
- the mraZ gene encoding division/cell wall cluster transcriptional repressor MraZ has protein sequence MFLGTHTPRLDDKGRLTLPAKFREALAGGLMVTKGQDHCLYVFPRAEFEEMARKVAAAPLTNEAVRAYQRYLFAGTDEQRPDGQGRIAVAPELRKYAGLTKDCVVIGAITRLEIWDAQAWQTYLDEHEDSYSQAREEVLPGVF, from the coding sequence ATGTTCCTCGGCACGCACACCCCGAGGCTCGACGACAAAGGGCGGCTCACACTGCCCGCCAAGTTCCGGGAAGCGCTCGCGGGTGGGTTGATGGTCACGAAGGGTCAGGATCACTGCCTCTACGTGTTCCCACGCGCGGAGTTCGAGGAGATGGCACGCAAGGTCGCCGCGGCCCCCCTGACGAACGAGGCGGTTCGCGCCTACCAGCGGTACCTGTTCGCCGGAACCGACGAGCAGCGACCCGACGGGCAGGGGCGGATCGCGGTCGCGCCGGAGTTGCGCAAGTACGCGGGACTCACCAAGGACTGCGTGGTCATCGGCGCGATCACCAGGCTGGAGATCTGGGACGCCCAGGCGTGGCAGACCTACCTGGACGAACACGAGGACAGCTACTCCCAGGCCAGGGAGGAGGTCCTGCCCGGCGTGTTCTGA
- a CDS encoding AAA family ATPase: MHATAQRIAQNVERVLVGKPEVVRIALVTLLAEGHLLVEDVPGVGKTSLAKALARSIDCSVSRIQFTPDLLPSDVTGVSIFNRQTNEFEFRPGPVFANIVVGDEINRASPKTQSSLLECMEEHQVTVDGNTYRLDSPFMVIATQNPIEMEGTYALPEAQRDRFTARVSIGYPDPQAELAMVDEHAGHDVWATLRPVSDADQVRGLIESVRSVQIAQEVRRYAVELVSATRRLSEIRIGASPRSTLHLVRAARAQAALSGRDFVVPDDLHVVAVPVLAHRLVLTPEAQASRRSPAELIRGLLQRVPVPQATPDVGGAQWTGNRGR; this comes from the coding sequence CTGCACGCCACCGCGCAGCGCATCGCGCAGAACGTGGAGCGGGTGCTGGTCGGCAAGCCGGAGGTGGTGCGCATCGCGCTGGTCACCCTGCTCGCCGAGGGGCACCTGCTGGTCGAGGACGTGCCGGGGGTCGGCAAGACCTCGCTGGCCAAGGCGCTGGCGCGCTCGATCGACTGCTCGGTCAGCCGCATCCAGTTCACCCCGGACCTGCTGCCCAGCGATGTGACCGGCGTCTCCATCTTCAACCGGCAGACCAACGAGTTCGAGTTCCGGCCCGGCCCGGTCTTCGCCAACATCGTGGTCGGCGACGAGATCAACCGCGCCTCGCCGAAGACCCAGTCCTCACTGCTGGAGTGCATGGAGGAGCACCAGGTCACCGTCGACGGCAACACCTACCGGCTGGACTCGCCGTTCATGGTGATCGCCACGCAGAACCCGATCGAGATGGAGGGCACTTACGCCCTGCCCGAGGCCCAGCGCGACCGGTTCACCGCGCGGGTGTCGATCGGCTACCCGGACCCGCAGGCCGAGCTGGCCATGGTCGACGAGCACGCGGGCCACGACGTGTGGGCCACGCTGCGCCCGGTGTCCGACGCCGACCAGGTGCGCGGGTTGATCGAGTCGGTGCGCTCGGTGCAGATCGCCCAGGAGGTCCGCCGGTACGCGGTGGAGCTGGTCTCGGCGACCCGGCGGCTCTCGGAGATCCGCATCGGCGCCTCGCCGCGCTCCACGCTGCACCTGGTGCGGGCCGCCCGGGCCCAGGCCGCGCTCTCCGGCCGCGACTTCGTCGTGCCCGACGACCTGCACGTGGTGGCCGTCCCGGTGCTGGCGCACCGGCTGGTGCTGACCCCCGAGGCGCAGGCCTCGCGCCGCTCCCCCGCTGAGCTGATCCGCGGCCTGCTGCAGCGGGTACCGGTGCCGCAGGCGACCCCGGACGTGGGTGGCGCGCAGTGGACCGGGAACCGCGGGCGCTAG
- a CDS encoding DUF58 domain-containing protein, translated as MRGALSGLTTRGRCLIAAGLAAALCSIVLNERDLMRVSVFVVALPLLVCVLTAVSRVGLHAQRHIFPVRVPVGGRTEVALTVRSTGRLPTVGLLVSDGVPYALGGKPRFLIEHLPRHTGTQLRYTLQPMLRGIQQIGPLKATITDPFGLAEFERELAGSSRLVVVPRVVRLAGVPGGSGLGSGDDGSVRLNAGQGEDDAVVRPYRQGDDLRKVHWRSTAKRDEMMVRVEESPWRGGTTVLLDRRVSGHRGTGAGSSLEWAVSFAASVCVHLHRHGHQIRLVTETGGILVSDAGDGAHSDDAVLDALAALQPVHQRDISCPADPGHGQELIAVLGAATPESVSRLIRYRTRGTRSLAVLLDTAAWGSGEGPDVDPTAAATLLSGAGWGVTIARPDAPMTQVWAGVCRTGNRRGDTMIAGAGT; from the coding sequence ATGCGCGGAGCCCTGTCGGGTCTGACCACCCGAGGACGGTGCCTGATCGCGGCCGGGCTCGCCGCCGCGTTGTGCTCGATCGTGCTCAACGAGCGCGACCTGATGCGCGTGTCGGTGTTCGTGGTGGCACTGCCGCTGCTGGTGTGCGTGCTGACCGCGGTGTCGCGGGTCGGCCTGCACGCCCAGCGGCACATATTTCCTGTGCGGGTCCCGGTGGGGGGTCGCACCGAGGTGGCGCTGACCGTCCGCAGCACGGGCAGGCTGCCCACGGTCGGGCTGCTCGTCTCCGACGGCGTGCCCTACGCGCTCGGCGGCAAGCCGAGGTTCCTCATCGAACACCTGCCCCGCCACACCGGGACGCAACTGCGCTACACGCTGCAGCCGATGCTGCGCGGCATCCAGCAGATCGGCCCGCTGAAGGCGACCATCACCGACCCGTTCGGCCTGGCCGAGTTCGAGCGCGAACTGGCGGGCTCGTCGCGGCTGGTCGTGGTGCCCAGGGTGGTGCGGCTGGCCGGGGTGCCCGGCGGGTCCGGCCTGGGCTCCGGCGACGACGGGTCGGTGCGGCTCAACGCGGGCCAGGGCGAGGACGACGCCGTGGTGCGGCCGTACCGGCAGGGCGACGACCTGCGGAAGGTGCACTGGCGCTCGACGGCCAAGCGCGACGAGATGATGGTGCGGGTCGAGGAGAGCCCCTGGCGGGGCGGCACGACCGTGCTGCTGGACCGCCGGGTCAGCGGGCACCGCGGCACCGGCGCCGGGTCGAGCCTGGAGTGGGCGGTGTCGTTCGCGGCCAGCGTCTGCGTGCACCTGCACCGCCACGGCCACCAGATCCGGCTGGTCACCGAGACCGGCGGCATCCTGGTCAGCGACGCGGGCGACGGCGCGCACAGCGACGACGCGGTGCTCGACGCGCTGGCCGCGCTGCAGCCGGTGCACCAGCGCGACATCTCCTGCCCGGCCGACCCCGGTCACGGCCAGGAGCTGATCGCGGTCCTCGGCGCGGCGACACCGGAGTCGGTCAGCAGGCTGATCCGCTACCGCACCCGGGGCACGCGCAGCCTCGCGGTGCTGCTCGACACCGCGGCCTGGGGCTCGGGCGAGGGCCCGGACGTGGACCCGACGGCCGCGGCGACCCTGCTCAGCGGCGCCGGGTGGGGCGTGACGATCGCCCGGCCGGACGCGCCGATGACCCAGGTGTGGGCGGGCGTCTGCCGGACGGGGAACCGGCGCGGGGACACGATGATCGCGGGAGCCGGGACATGA
- a CDS encoding transglutaminase family protein encodes MSEQPPQTPQAQWSTTVTPVVAAITTLCASTALSGVISGARWLGHAGVAVIVVTAVGLGLRAMRAPTLVVGLAQLFSLLMLLVALFTDSGVLGIFPGPEALGDLGAVLGDSVEAVRTGVPPVAETRPVLCLVVIAIGLVAVLVDTLAVAAGAPAACGLVLLCVYAVPASLADELLPWWSFVLGASSFAVLLAVDGTHRHRLWRNRPALPSTGTGFGSPVAMVSSALVLGLLAGVLITGIGTVGSLPGGGNGGGSGGGLALKPFTKLRGMLDQGNNTELLRVRGLGNESRYLRAITLPRYDRNGGWVAADALPSDVPAGLGMPPAPGDRGGGQETRIEIEPINYQDLWAPIYGTPRNLRDLPDGMFYDQAGGMVFSHTMRKLDRYVEDADLSEPTADALRQAGEDYDEIDPGYLTAEGIDPEVVTLAKLITNGQASPFDKAMALKKHFDTSNGFQYKTQTALTSDEDALKEFLFNSKTGFCEQYASAMAILARAAGLPSRVAIGYTAGFLSGDYRSITTQDAHAWVEVFFPGQGWVTFDPTPLADGRTYDPPYVSADTSTSPSTSNTRETVPSGTASTTAAPRSDRPDPDQQAGNLGQQNQGDQAWPWQAWAGIGLALVAILLAGLMIARRVSSARTFALVAGLLAGVFLLSLISWWLSALLVVLALSAVPAAVRDLHRRQRRSAITETDDGATAAWTELMAESWDRGAETSDTDTVRTAARRLAKEHSLDEGSKQALRTVVNSVERSWYGGRSERDPELSRAFDEVVAGMRKSSPLDWRGRLLPRSVVAPRRKRREE; translated from the coding sequence ATGAGCGAGCAGCCACCGCAGACACCGCAGGCGCAGTGGTCGACCACGGTCACCCCGGTGGTCGCGGCGATCACCACGTTGTGCGCCTCGACCGCGCTGTCCGGGGTGATCTCCGGGGCCCGCTGGCTCGGGCACGCGGGTGTCGCGGTGATCGTGGTGACCGCGGTGGGCCTCGGGCTGCGGGCGATGCGCGCGCCGACGCTGGTGGTGGGGCTCGCGCAGCTGTTCTCGCTGCTGATGCTGCTGGTCGCGCTGTTCACCGACAGCGGGGTCCTGGGGATCTTCCCCGGCCCGGAGGCGTTGGGCGACCTGGGCGCGGTGCTGGGCGACTCGGTGGAGGCGGTGCGCACGGGTGTGCCGCCGGTGGCCGAGACGAGACCGGTGCTGTGCCTGGTCGTGATCGCGATCGGGCTGGTGGCGGTGCTGGTGGACACCCTGGCGGTGGCCGCGGGTGCCCCGGCGGCGTGCGGGCTGGTGCTGCTGTGCGTGTACGCGGTGCCCGCCTCGCTGGCCGACGAACTGCTGCCCTGGTGGTCGTTCGTGCTCGGCGCGAGTTCGTTCGCGGTGCTGCTGGCCGTGGACGGGACGCACCGGCACCGGCTGTGGCGCAACCGGCCCGCGCTGCCCAGCACGGGCACCGGGTTCGGGTCGCCGGTCGCGATGGTGTCCTCGGCGCTGGTGCTTGGCCTGCTCGCGGGCGTGCTGATCACCGGCATCGGCACGGTCGGCAGCCTGCCCGGCGGCGGCAACGGCGGCGGCAGCGGCGGTGGTCTGGCCCTGAAGCCGTTCACGAAGCTGCGCGGGATGCTCGACCAGGGCAACAACACCGAATTGCTGCGGGTGCGCGGCCTGGGCAACGAGAGCCGCTACCTGCGGGCGATCACCCTGCCCCGCTACGACCGCAACGGCGGCTGGGTCGCCGCCGACGCGCTGCCCAGCGACGTCCCGGCCGGTCTTGGCATGCCCCCGGCGCCCGGTGACCGCGGCGGCGGCCAGGAGACCCGGATCGAGATCGAGCCGATCAACTACCAGGACCTGTGGGCGCCGATCTACGGCACGCCCCGCAACCTGCGCGACCTGCCGGACGGCATGTTCTACGACCAGGCGGGCGGCATGGTGTTCTCGCACACCATGCGCAAGCTGGACCGCTACGTCGAGGACGCCGACCTGAGCGAGCCCACCGCCGACGCGCTGCGGCAGGCGGGCGAGGACTACGACGAGATCGATCCGGGGTACCTGACCGCCGAGGGCATCGACCCGGAGGTGGTGACCCTGGCCAAGCTGATCACCAACGGCCAGGCGTCGCCGTTCGACAAGGCGATGGCCCTCAAGAAGCACTTCGACACGTCCAACGGGTTCCAGTACAAGACCCAGACGGCGCTCACCAGCGACGAGGACGCCCTCAAGGAGTTCCTGTTCAACTCCAAGACCGGCTTCTGCGAGCAGTACGCCTCCGCCATGGCCATCCTCGCCAGGGCCGCTGGCCTGCCGTCGCGGGTGGCCATCGGCTACACGGCGGGCTTCCTGTCGGGTGACTACCGCTCCATCACCACCCAGGACGCCCACGCCTGGGTCGAGGTCTTCTTCCCCGGCCAGGGCTGGGTCACCTTCGACCCCACCCCCCTGGCCGACGGCCGCACCTACGACCCCCCGTACGTCAGCGCCGACACCAGCACCAGCCCGTCCACCAGCAACACCCGCGAAACGGTCCCGAGCGGCACGGCCTCCACCACGGCCGCCCCCCGCAGCGACCGCCCCGACCCGGACCAGCAGGCGGGCAACCTCGGCCAGCAGAACCAGGGCGACCAGGCGTGGCCGTGGCAGGCGTGGGCCGGGATCGGCCTGGCCCTCGTCGCGATCCTCCTGGCAGGCCTGATGATCGCCCGCCGGGTTTCGTCGGCGCGCACCTTCGCCCTCGTGGCGGGTTTGCTGGCTGGCGTGTTCTTGCTGTCGCTGATTTCTTGGTGGCTCAGCGCGCTCCTGGTGGTCCTGGCCCTATCCGCTGTTCCCGCCGCGGTGCGAGACCTGCACCGCCGCCAACGACGATCCGCCATAACCGAAACCGACGACGGCGCAACGGCGGCGTGGACGGAGCTGATGGCGGAATCGTGGGATCGAGGCGCGGAAACGTCGGACACGGACACGGTTCGGACTGCTGCTCGGCGCTTGGCGAAAGAGCACTCCCTTGATGAGGGGAGCAAGCAGGCGCTGCGGACGGTGGTGAACTCGGTGGAGCGGTCTTGGTACGGAGGGCGCTCGGAACGGGACCCGGAGCTGTCGCGGGCGTTCGATGAGGTGGTGGCGGGGATGCGGAAGTCGTCGCCACTGGATTGGCGGGGACGACTGCTACCGCGATCGGTGGTGGCACCGCGGCGGAAGCGGCGGGAGGAGTAG
- a CDS encoding MarR family winged helix-turn-helix transcriptional regulator translates to MALRQVDEVAETEVAARALGLVLTRANTDVYPKVPPMQLRALHFVETLEPVNLTRLTEELGTIPSSTSRLCDRLQSAGLLDRRPATTDRREVEIVLTLPGRDLLDRLRAARRADLAQVLAAMPPHSRAALLHGLREFTAATHRRSPVTTEA, encoded by the coding sequence ATGGCGCTGCGGCAGGTGGACGAGGTAGCCGAAACCGAGGTGGCCGCCCGAGCCCTCGGCCTGGTCCTCACCAGGGCGAACACGGACGTCTACCCGAAGGTGCCGCCGATGCAGCTGCGCGCACTGCACTTCGTGGAGACCCTCGAACCGGTCAACCTGACCCGGCTGACTGAAGAGTTGGGCACCATCCCCTCCTCCACCAGCCGCCTCTGCGACCGCCTCCAATCCGCGGGCCTGCTCGACCGCCGCCCCGCCACCACCGACCGCCGCGAAGTCGAGATAGTCCTCACCCTCCCCGGCCGAGACCTCCTGGACCGCCTCCGAGCCGCCCGCCGAGCCGACCTGGCCCAAGTCCTCGCCGCCATGCCCCCGCACTCCCGAGCCGCCCTCCTGCACGGCCTCCGCGAGTTCACCGCCGCCACCCACCGCCGGTCTCCGGTCACCACAGAGGCCTGA
- a CDS encoding PHP domain-containing protein yields the protein MDPVAALKQIALYLERAGEATQKVRAFRRAAAKVAEIDPDELRARATAGTLTDLPGIGNTTALVVAESVMGGEPSYLTKLAGTQTAPVAGGGALRAALRGDCHTHSDWSDGGSPIREMAEAAIALGHEWIALTDHSPRLRVANGLSADRLRRQLELVADLNVELAPFLILTGIEVDILLDGSLDQEEELLAELDVVVASVHSKLRMPKAEMTERMLTAVANPHVDILGHCTGRLVVGKGRPESEFDARAVFAACAAHGVAVEINSRPERLDPPRRLLREAADLGCHFAVNTDAHAPGQLDWLPYGCERAEECGIGPDRVINTRTAAELLAAR from the coding sequence ATGGATCCCGTCGCCGCGTTGAAGCAGATCGCGCTCTACCTGGAGCGCGCGGGCGAGGCGACCCAGAAGGTGCGCGCGTTCCGCCGGGCCGCGGCCAAGGTCGCCGAGATCGACCCGGACGAACTGCGCGCCAGGGCCACCGCCGGGACCCTCACCGACCTGCCCGGCATCGGCAACACCACCGCCCTGGTGGTCGCCGAGTCGGTGATGGGCGGCGAACCCAGCTACCTGACCAAGCTCGCGGGCACCCAGACCGCCCCCGTCGCGGGCGGCGGCGCGCTGCGGGCGGCCCTGCGCGGCGACTGCCACACGCACTCCGACTGGTCCGACGGCGGCAGCCCCATCCGCGAGATGGCGGAGGCGGCGATCGCGCTGGGCCACGAGTGGATCGCGCTGACCGACCACTCGCCGCGCCTGCGCGTGGCCAACGGGCTCAGCGCCGACCGGCTGCGCCGCCAGCTGGAACTGGTCGCGGACCTGAACGTGGAGCTGGCGCCGTTCCTGATCCTCACCGGCATCGAGGTCGACATCCTGCTCGACGGGTCGCTCGACCAGGAGGAGGAGCTGCTCGCCGAACTGGACGTGGTGGTCGCCAGCGTGCACTCCAAACTGCGGATGCCCAAGGCGGAGATGACCGAGCGGATGCTCACCGCCGTGGCCAACCCGCACGTGGACATCCTCGGCCACTGCACCGGCAGGCTCGTGGTAGGCAAGGGCCGCCCAGAATCCGAGTTCGACGCCAGAGCCGTCTTCGCCGCCTGCGCCGCCCACGGCGTCGCCGTCGAGATCAACTCCCGCCCCGAGCGCCTCGACCCGCCCCGACGGCTCCTGCGCGAAGCCGCCGACCTCGGCTGCCACTTCGCGGTCAACACCGACGCCCACGCCCCCGGCCAACTCGACTGGCTGCCCTACGGCTGCGAACGCGCGGAAGAGTGCGGCATCGGCCCGGACCGCGTCATCAACACCCGGACGGCCGCCGAGCTGCTCGCCGCGCGGTAA